The DNA window TGTTAACTGGGTTATTTAATCTTAATTTGGAGAAACAGTCAGCAACATGActcacaaaaatataaaatcaaaagaaataagctATTGTTAGAATGACTTACGATAATCAACTTATATTAAATCATACCAGGAACTTACATGTTGATCATTTTCAAACAGTTCTGCCATGGTTATTAGTGCTTCTAAGGATAAAACGGGTGTTTTAGATATCATTGAGGAGAAAATTGCAAGAGCTACAAAAATTCCCAAGACTCATGGAGAGGTAACATTTCTATTATGGCCCTTGCCACTCGCTATGTAAGAAAGGAATAATTAAAAATGTAAGaaaggaataattaaaaagctTATCAATGTCTTCAATATTTAGCTTCGGTGATTTACTTTTTGAACTTAGGATGATTTATAAATCATCTGAGAAATCAGTGTTTGTGTTTCAGATGTTTCGTATCCTTCGATATGAGGTTGGACAAAAATATGATTCTCACTATGACGCAATCGATCCAGCTGAATTCGATCCAGCTGAACATGACTATCAAGAAAGCCATCGGGTATGTGAGAACAACATGCgtacatttttttttgttttcatcaCTAATATCTGATTTATTGAACTGTCTACTCTAATCTGGTTCGATGGTCAATTCTGACATCAAATAATTTCAACTACTTCCCAATCGCAGTTAGGGGAGATTGAAATATGATTTTCCCTACCAAATCCAATATCAATGACCACTTTACAATTATTCTATAGTTCAAAATTTATGATTATTAATGCTTACTTTAAAGTTGATTGTCTATCATCTAACTTCAGTAGAAGATATCGTACTTAAAATGTAATACTATAAGAGTCAATATGGGTTAGACAGAGAGATGTCTAAATAAGTACTTTTTTTATAAACCACTAACATTTGAGATCGTTGCGatgtgaattaattatattttgtattttaataattaaaaatagtgaTAACAATATCGATATTAACATCTGTCAAAACCGTTTTGTCGTGACCGTTTCACCATCACAGGTCATTTTTTAAAACGCCGCTTGTACTTGtgcaaaaaattttaaaaagttaagAAAAAAACTATCTTTTGTGCCGTTTTTAAACAACTTCGATAAGAGTCCATTTGATAATCACTAATTTTCATGCACCTTCAATGCAATTAGAAACTTATCAACATGTCTAACCAAGTGTATTTTTTAcaccatctttttttttttgttatgatgCAGGTAGCTTCATTTGTGTTGTATTTAACGGATGTCCAAGAAGGTGGGGAgaccaattttccatttgaggTAAAACCCAGTTCGTCATTACATTTTGATTCACTTAATATTTcccattttctttgtttttggaacaaaatattttttactttCTGGTCATGCACTTTAGTAATTCATGCATTGTTATTGTGTAGAATGGGTCAAACATGGACGTTAGCTATCATAATAAGGATTGTATTGGTTTGAAAATCAAACCACGGAAGGGAGATGGACTTCTATTTTATTCGTTTTTCCCTAACGGTACATTTGATCGGGTTAGTATTTCATCCTCGGTCATGTTTAATTATAATCATTTTTTACTTCTAGTAACATAAAAGTAATGAAGAATATTTTACTATTCACGAAGATGTAGGGCTTCAAACTTTTTAGATTCAATAATTACTGGTTATTCCATTGTGGTATTTATGAAAAAAGTGGAAGGAATTTGGAAGGATATTGTCGGTTGGTTGGGTCTGTTTCATTTTAAAAATGCGGGGTTTAAAGAAAGTTTTCTTTTGTGGTGTTCTTCGTGTCGagatttgaaaatcaaaagaggtAAGGAGTGAAGTGCTTGGCTAGCCGTTCTTTGGTCTTTAAGGATTTGTAGGAATGACATTATTTTCAAGGAAGTTGAGTGGAATGCTAGAGATGTCACTTGGAGTTGCAAAGCTTTGATTTGGAGATGGTCTTATACAGGGAAAATTACCCAATCCAATTACAATTTCTATGATTTTAGCAAAAACCCTTTGCTATACTTATCTTAGAATCTATTTGgtgtaattttccttttttgtagcTTGTGCTTCGGCCATCTTTTGTAATCGTGTTTTGAACTTTTGTTCTTCTTCAATACAacttgattataaaaaaaaaaaactagtgaATTCTTTCTGGAGTGGTACAAAGATGGTAGGAAAGTTTTTGCCTTAATGGAGAAGTTAAAAGCCCGCAAAATGGTCTTCAAATCTTGGAATAAAGAGGTTTTTGGAAATCTTGACTCTCAGTAGATAATTTCATAGATGAGGTGAGTACGGTGGAATCTTTGACAGACGTAGGCCCTTATTGATGAGGTGATTGATTCTAGATCCAGGGCATTTTCGGACTTGTGGTCCTTGCTTAGGTTTAAAAACTCCCAAGTGTTCCAAAGATCTAGGGCTAAATGGCTTAAGGAGGGTGACACTTATTCTAGTTTTTTTCATGCATCTATTAAGAATAGAAGCGGAAGAAATGTTATCTTATCTCTAAAGGTTGGTGAGGAATGGATTGAAGGGTTGTCGAATATTATACGAGAGGTAGTCGAACTTCTCACTAAGATTTTTAAAGAACCAAATGTTGATAGAACTTGTTTGAATGGTGTATTTTTCCGCTCCCTTTAGAATGACGATAACATTTATTTATCGGCTCCCTTTACTCTCCAAGTGATAGATTGTGATGTGGCCTAGTGTGATGGTAACAAAAGCTCAGGTCCGGATTGTTTTAATTTATCTTTCCTGAAAAAATTCTAGAACCTACTTAGAGTTTACCCAGGGATTATGCTAGAGCAAATACATCGTTTTGCATATCTACCTCGTAGTTTTGGATGATACTTTATAACTTTGATCCCTATGGTTACCCCCATCTCATTTAGGAGAACTTAGACCTATTTCTTTGGTGGGATCCTTATACAAACTTGTGACTAAAGTGTTGGCCATTAGACTTGGGACTGTTATGGATAAGCTCATACCCCCTAATTAATCGGCTTTTCTTAAGGGGAGATTGTTGGTTGATGGAGTGGTTGCTATCAGTGAAGTGGTCAACTTTGCCAAGAGATCTAAGAGATCCTTATTCttaaagtggattttgagaaGGTGTATGACTCAATTTGTTGGAAGTTCTTGGATTATATGCTTATCAGATTTGGGTTTTGTGAGAAATGGAGACCTTGGATGAGAGCTTGTGTTTTTGCTAGTAATCTTGTAGTGCTAATAAATAGGTGTTCTACTCAAGAGATCATCATCAAAAAAGGTTTGAATTAAGGGTATCCTTTAGCTCATTTCCTTTTCCTTCTAGTGGCTCAGGAGCTCAGTGGTCTACTCATTAGGGCTGAAGAAATACGTCTTTACTCATGGTTCAAGATTGGTACATCTGGGTAGGTGGTGTCTCACCTTCAATATGTTGATGATACTCTCCTAGTAGTTAACCTTACTTTGGAGAATATATGGAGTGTTAAGGCTATTTTTATAGGCTTGAAACCACTTGGAATCCTTTAGTTAACTTGATGGAAAATAAACTTTATTCTTGGAAGCATAGATATGTCAGTTTAGGAGCAGTTCTTCTTAATTGTGTGCTTAGTGATATCCTCATCTTCTTCTTGTATTTTTTGAAGATGTTTGTATAAATTTGTAAGAACTTGGTCAAGTTTCAAAGAATGTTTCTTTAACGGGTGTGAGTCGTGATTAAAAGATATCATGGATTAAATGGAAAGATGTTTGTAAGCCTAAGATTATTATGGGGGTTAGGAGTGAAGGAACTATGGTTGGTTAACCTTTCCCTATTGGCAAAGTGGATACGGAGGTTACTCATTGGGGATTCATGTCTTTTGAAGGAATATTCTTGAAGCTAGATATGGAGCTACCTGAGTTTCTTCTCTTTGTGCGGGGAGGATTGAGGGTTTCATCTCTTGTTCTTCCTGGTGGAAAAGGACTAAATAGGAAGATAACTCATATTGGTTTGTTGATGATGTCATTAGGAAAATTTGGTGGGTACTCAAACTTCCTTTTGTAAGGACCCTTGGTTAGGGACTATCCCCTTAAAGACTAAGTTCCCTAGCTTGTTTTCTAATTCTCTTCAGTTTGATGGATTGGTGGGAGATATTAGCTTGGTGATGAATAGGTTTTGACTTGGGATCTTCGGTGGCAGAGAACTTTCTTTTTTAGAGAGCTTCCTATTTACTATATTTGTTTCGAGATGTCACTATCTCCCAATATAGATATAAGTGGAATTTAAACCATGCTGGAGAATGTACTTTCTCAGTAGCCTTCGCATCCCTAGCTCATTGTGTTAGATCGATCTCTTCTTTGGCTCCTTTTTTGAAAGAGTGTACGATCCTCTCTCTTATCTGGGGTAGTTAGGTCCCTTCTAAGATCTTGGTATTTTCTTGTCAACTTTTGCAACATAGGATTCCATCTAGAGTGAACCTATCTAAGATATGGGTGATTTTAGACCCTACTAAGATCTCTTATCCCTTATGTATGTTATTGTTTGAGACGGCTTCTCACCTTTTTGATACTTGTGACCTAGCTTTGTTTGTGTGGTATATATTTTTTAAGTAGTTGGTGGAAAGTAGTTAATCCTAATGACCCTAAGGTGCTTTTTTTGTCCTTTATTTCTCCAGGGGACAAGCTTAATTATATGAGTGGTTACTTTTTGATTTGGTACGCTATAGTCTGGTCCATTTGGAAAGTCTGAAATTATATAATCTTTTTTGAGATCTAACTTGTTATCACTGGAGGTGTATTTTTAGTAGTCCGGGTCCTTCTCTACGAGGACCCCTTGGTCGGTTGAGTTTCTAGTTTGGTTGTTGTTCGTTGTACtattgtttttctacttttttatcttttttgttTCTTATCACTTCTTGTGCTTCGTGAATATATTTATTGTACATTGGTGATTTTTCACCCCCTTTttacatattattatttttcatttgaaaatACATTCATAAAGTTATTGAAAAGATCATTGCATGTACATACACATTCAGCAGAAGGTGTCTCATTCTGAGTAATATTCAAGTTTGAAAGAGTATACAAAGTACAGGAATTTTACCTGGTTAGAGTTATAGTAtacaacaattaaaataatagatTGGACAAACTCTTTTGGTTGCTAGGAAAATGTTTGGACGACCACCCCCATTAAGATAAATGCAAAGGCTTTTTCCTTCAAGGAAGAAGGCTTTCTTAAGGTTGTTGTGCATTGTGGTACTTTTCTTGAAGTTGAGAGTAGCATACGTTCTCCTGAAGAAGAACCCATGTGTGTCGACATCATGTCCCTTTCCCTATAGGTCTGAGCCTGGTAATAGGTTTGAGTATGTGCTTCAGGGCTCGCTAGAATTTGGAAGAGTTTGACAACATCTAAAGTTGTAATGTTCCCTTAGCACATGTTTAAATAGGTTGTCAATTAGGCAAAATCTTCTGAGACATTAAATTTTGTCGAGTAATAGTGATGTAAGGTGTGTTGTGTGTGTTGGGCTGGTGGAGTCGGCTCACCGTCTCTTTGTGTTGTATGAGGTTGCTTCAGATATCAGATATAAGATTTTTAGATGGGTGGGGCATTGTGCCTTTGTTGTAGTCGATTTTACCTAAAACACTTTCAATTTGAAGGACAAATCAAAGAAGGTCGAAGCATATAATTCCAAGAATGAGGTGCCTAAAACTAAGCCTCTTGATAAGATAAAAATACAATTGCCGCAAGGGAATTAAAAAATCTCTTGATAAGATTCACAATGGTTCAAGTTAAGAACCATGAATTCTCTATCTCACACGTAAGTATGAAACTTAAACTTTTAGTATGATAAAAATATAGTTACAAAAATGTGTAAAATCATATTTATATGTGTGCAAAAGATGAATGCTAAATACACCCCTATATTACTAAAACTAACCTATAAGATCAAATTACATAATGAATTTCTAAAACAAATAAATTGTATCAACTAACAAAGTAGCCATCTTAAAGATATAAAAgctaatttcttataattttattaaacttAAATTAAGACTTCTAATTATAAGCAACCAATACTTGAAATGATTGATCTTCATTTAGCTCTCCACAATACAATACAAGTCTAAAAGTCTATCCACCCtattttaaagagaaaaaaaatcggaaatgcatttctgataaATTAGTGCGGAAAAATTGGAATTTCTGCCACCTCACTATTTACCTACAATCCGGAAGTGTATATCCGGGAAACTCAAAAGTCATAATGCTTAAAACAGTAACCAACACGATCACTTATTTTATAAACTTCTCATAAACTTCTCCAAAAACCCTTCTATTCTCAATCAAGTTTTTCACTCCAAAGATTCATGCTTGTGGTTCATCATATCAAAAGGAGCTCAAGAAAGTGAAATTTAAGGTAaactttattcatttaaatccTCGTTGTTCACATTAATCTGGTTTTTAGCATGGAATGTTATAATAAATGCATCTACAAAAGATCTATATGCTGATGCAGTTATACATTTCAAGAAGGTGTGCGAGACATATCCCGCTTGGAATatgttgaaaaaataattttgaaccaGGTAAAGGAGAAAATTGTTTATGCTTGGACCGACCAAGTTATGCACCTTGGAAATACAACAACAAACTAAGTCGAGTCGGCTCATGTTTATCTGAAGAATTGGTTGGGAAATAGCACGGGTGATTTGGGTGTGAGTTGGGATTTTGTGAACCAAATGATATAAAACCAgcataatgagatacaaacatcATTTGGTTGTAGTATCACGGTTTTAGAACACATGTTCAAAGACAACACTCGATATTCTCAGTTGGTGGGAAACATATCTCGAGCAGCTTTGAATTATATTTTTTACGAAGCCAAACGAGCCTCAAATTACGGCTCCTAAAGCTCAAAGTGTGGTTGCACACTTGTGAAAACATGTGGTCCATAATATCCTTCAACTATTATATATAACCTCATTCTTCATATTGTTTCAtaccaaaatattaaaaatcagaaTAAGCATCAATCAGCATGTTGGAAATGTCCACTTTACCGATAATACACCATCACGAGAAACAAACATTCTTTAAATCTTTGCGATAGACAAATCCTTTTATTCTTGAACTGCCACTACAATGTAATCAAATTTTGAGGAGGGGGTTATTATCCATTTTTTTCACAATGGTTTGATCATAAAAAGCTTCACCATAGCTCATTATCTAATTATGATCGCCGTGATCTCAATTCTCcatgtcaagaacaaagtgttTCTCACTACAACAATCTTCAAGATTTTCCAAATAACTTGTCATTATTTTTTTGAATGGACACAAAATCTTGAACACTTTAGAACTCAATAGATTGTGGCTATAGATACAACGTATTAGAATTTAGAACTATCCAAACACATAAAACATAAAGAGAAAGATAGAAAAGGGAAGTAATTTGTGTGCATTGCAATTCATATTCACATTGTCGATAATTGTGTATATTCACTATTGAACCAATGACGATTGTTTATACATCACTAGTTGAGCTTACAACCACTAACTAGACCCAACAACCTAACCAACTTAATTAGTTATTTGTGTCACAACAAACTTAACCAATACCTTGCAATAACATACTTTGCTCACCAATTTTACACTAGAAAGGTGGGTGGAAGGATTATCTCTTACACATGTTTGCACACAAAAATGAAAACTTACCCCTGTTGTGAATCTCAGTATATGCGTACATCAGTAACTATTGAATGTAAATTCTATTTGAGACAAACAATACTTAATATTTAGGtattctaaattttaaaaataatgtattGCTTAGATATGCAGattatttgactttttttttataaatttggcAGATATCACTTCATGGGAGTTGCCCCGTAATTAAAGGGGAGAAGTGGATAGCTACAAAGGGGATAAGGAATCAATTATATTATGAGAACTCCTGATTAGATGGTGGTACCTGCAATTGGGATTCAAAGTCTTATACAAAGAGTAGTATTTGTTATTTCTAAAGTCAGAGAAGTAATCAATCAGGTATAAAATCCGATTAGATACTAGAATTAAAAAGCAAAATAATACATTATGCAATTACTTCATAATGTGCTGGTAAATTTAGAATTTTCTTTTAGAAGTAAATTCTTTAGTACCAATCACCTATAAGGTGGCAAGGGTGTCTTGTTGTTCACTCATAAAACACATGCATTGTATTGTTGTTATCTATTAAATATcctatattataattaaattatgacgagggttatatttactacaagagtaagttatcaacatTTACTCAGTTAATccccatcttgaccattaatttttctcgatctaatggttaaaattaatgagtattgattttctctctccatatttaattactcattaattttaaccattagattgaaaaaaattaatggttaagatgtggaataagtgttgataacttactctttgagtaaatataaccctcctcttatATCATatatacataataaaaaataattacttattatattatataatctaaaaataatattgaaaagggaatattattttagaaatttaatttaaaattatttattaaaaatatttatttttatttgtatggaAACAATAGTAATTTTTTATGaccaaatgaaaaaaagataagatattaaaattaaaattacacacaattttttaaaaatagataatGGATCAACTCCAAAATAATGTGAATGCTAAGTTGTTGTCTAGGAGCAATGTGTTGTATGGTTCGAGTATAATGTCAAAAGAGCAGGGGTCGTTGCATCGCCGCCTGAATATAGTGAAAAATAAGCAAGGGTTCCTACATTTTCGTGAACGGTTATGGATAAAGAAGTTAGTTCATGAGAGTAGGATTCGTTTTCATCAAGGAATATAGGCATACTTACTTTAAAATCTAGACAAATAATGAACATTATGGTTAGGAGGAAGATCATTTTTATGTGCCTACAAGAAACTAAGTGGACATGTGAAAAAGCGAAAAAAAATTAGACAAATTAGAATTTAAGCTTTAGTACACCGAAAAAGTTAGATTGAGAAATACGGTAGAGATTATTGGGGACAAGGAGTGGAAGAAGGATATTGTGGATAAGAAAAGAGTAGGAGATAGAATCATAACCTTGGAATTTATAGTGGAACAAGACACCTTTAATGTTATTAGTACTTATACACCTTAGGTTGGGTTAGCAGAACACCTTAAGATACAATTTTGGGAGGACTTAGAAGGCTTACTTCAGGATATACCCCAAGGAGATAAGCTTTTTCTAGGAGGATATTTAAATGGTCATGTAGGGATCGTAGCAAGAGATTTTAAGAGCGTGCGTGTGGGTATGGTCTAGGGGAGGTGAATGTATAGGATAAATACATCTTTGAGTTTTCGTCGGATTTAGACCTTAATATAGCAAATAACTGGTTTAGGAAAAGAGATGACCATCTTATCACATATAAAAGTGGACTAACATTTTCTTAGATAGATTTATTTCTTATTTGAAAGTCAAATAGGAAGATTTGTTTGGACTGTAAAGTTATTTCGGGAGAGTTCTTGACTATCCAACATAGAGTAATGGTTATGGATATAAGAATAAAGGGGGAACAAAGAGAAAAAGTAACACGAGAGCGCCACAAATCCAAATCCAGTTGTTACATTTGAAGGATGAAAAACAAGGAAGTTTTCAACACAAGATCTTGGAGGGAGGGTTTGAACAACCACAAGAAAGTGCAAATGATATGTGGAATATGATGGCCCAAGAGATTAGAAAAGTGGCTATAGTGATGTTAGGAGAATCAAGAGGTTTTTGACCTAGGGGTAAAGAATCATGGTGGTGGAATGAAAGTGTTCAAAGTAAACTTAGAGTTAAAAAGATTGTTTTAAAGAATGTTCTAGGTGTAAAAATGGAAAAGTATAAGAAAGTTAAGAACGAGACTAGGAAGGCGGTGAGCGAAGCAATATCCCAAACTTTTGAAGAATTATATCAATCTTTATGAATCAATGAGGGAGAAAATATGTGTgtggctatatatatatatatatatatatatatatatatatatatatatatatatatatatatatatatatatatatatatatatatatatatatatatatatataggcttgCTAAGAGAAGAGAACGAAATACTAGAGATATGGATCAAGTGTAGTGTGTTAAAGATGAAGATGGCAATGTCATATTTCAAGAAAAAGATATAATGGATGGGTGGTAGATGTAtttctataatttatttaatgaagGATATGATATCTCACCAGACTCTAGTAGGCTCGACATTGAAGAAAAGAAGCGAAACTATAACTATTACCGTTGGATTCAGAAACAAGAGATAAAATAAGTGTTGAAAATGATGAGTAACAGTAAGGAGGCTGGGCCAAACAACATACCTATTGAACTGTTGAAAGTTCTTGGAGATAAAGGTATTAAGTGGCTCACCAAACTCTTTAACGAGATTATGAGGTCAAAGCAAATGCTAGATGAATGGAGGAGAAAGCACTTTAGTCTGAATCTATAAGAATAAGgggaatataaaaaaattgtgcaAATTATATATGGATTAAATTTACGAGTCATGCCATGAAGTTATGGAAAATAGTGATTGAAGGGAGACTAAGAAAAGAGACTCAAGTCATTGAAAATGAATTTGGTCTTATGTTTGGGAGGTCGACCATGGAAGTGATTTGTCTATTAAGATGGGTAATGGAGAAGTATTAGATGGACCAACAAGACTCGCACTTAATTTTTATTAACTTGGAGAATGCATATGATAGAGTGTTTTGGAGAGATTTTGTGAAAAACCTAGAGAAGAAAGGG is part of the Vicia villosa cultivar HV-30 ecotype Madison, WI linkage group LG2, Vvil1.0, whole genome shotgun sequence genome and encodes:
- the LOC131646922 gene encoding probable prolyl 4-hydroxylase 9 — protein: MKDKTYRPNWRWRTKKFELLSVFLLSIFFFLAGFSGSRFFHHSQENEYGLRARLHEGESGDNFITSIPFQILSWNPRIIYFPNFATVKQCESIIDMARVELTPSTGESIRDIRRTSSAMVISASKDKTGVLDIIEEKIARATKIPKTHGEMFRILRYEVGQKYDSHYDAIDPAEFDPAEHDYQESHRVASFVLYLTDVQEGGETNFPFENGSNMDVSYHNKDCIGLKIKPRKGDGLLFYSFFPNGTFDRISLHGSCPVIKGEKWIATKGIRNQLYYENS